Proteins encoded together in one Ipomoea triloba cultivar NCNSP0323 chromosome 4, ASM357664v1 window:
- the LOC116017824 gene encoding aspartic proteinase CDR1-like isoform X1, translated as MFQAAEAEEAKKNGYGGFTVELIHRDSPASPLYNPLLSQRQRMSIAFHNSMNRAAGAASASVQVLPDPKGTYLIRLSVGGPTPAPKLAVADTGSDLIWLQCCHDCSHKKPPDFNPNRSLTYKPIPCDSKACSALPGSRCAAVSATVCGGDDRGKNTTCLYSATYNDGSFSYGELATDTFTLDVVSGGENASFPDVIFGCGFKNHFENNDTEVSGIVGLGSSPYSLINQIGGARFSYCLVPLSNLNASSTLHIGHRSAAVHGGPGVVSTPLVIKPPTIFYYLTLLSISVENKTLNLVDESSKSVPKGNMFIDSGTTFSFLPADIYFKLEETVKNSISLKPMEPNRRRFLRLCYRDLGAEDVPVITARFDGGGELKLKAVNSFVDIGDGVGCLGFAPTKGIPVFGNVAHTNFLVEYDVEKMVVSFVPTDCVKWKYK; from the exons ATGTTTCAAG CAGCAGAAGCAGAAGAAGCTAAAAAGAATGGCTATGGCGGTTTTACGGTTGAACTCATCCACCGGGACTCACCGGCTTCTCCACTCTACAACCCTCTTCTTTCTCAGCGCCAGCGCATGAGCATTGCGTTTCACAATTCTATGAACCGCGCCGCCGGCGCCGCCTCCGCTTCGGTCCAGGTGCTCCCTGATCCTAAGGGCACATATCTCATCAGACTCTCCGTCGGCGGCCCAACGCCGGCTCCTAAACTCGCCGTCGCTGACACCGGCAGCGATCTTATATGGCTCCAATGCTGCCATGATTGCTCCCATAAAAAACCTCCCGATTTTAATCCCAACCGTTCCTTAACGTATAAACCAATCCCCTGTGATTCCAAGGCCTGCTCAGCTCTTCCCGGTAGCCGTTGCGCCGCCGTCTCCGCCACCGTCTGCGGCGGAGACGACCGCGGTAAAAACACGACCTGTCTGTATTCTGCAACGTATAACGACGGCTCGTTCAGTTACGGCGAACTCGCGACGGACACGTTTACGTTAGACGTAGTTTCCGGCGGGGAAAACGCGTCGTTTCCTGACGTCATTTTCGGTTGTGGATTTAAAAACCACTTTGAGAACAACGATACCGAAGTTTCCGGGATTGTCGGTCTCGGATCGTCGCCATATTCGCTCATTAATCAAATCGGCGGCGCCAGATTCTCCTACTGCTTAGTTCCCCTATCAAATCTGAACGCCTCAAGCACACTGCATATCGGCCACCGCTCCGCGGCGGTCCACGGCGGTCCCGGAGTGGTTTCCACGCCGCTGGTCATTAAACCTCCTACAATCTTCTACTACCTAACTCTCCTATCAATCTCCGTCGAAAACAAAACACTAAACCTAGTCGATGAGTCATCAAAATCCGTTCCAAAAGGCAACATGTTCATCGATTCCGGCACCACCTTCAGCTTTCTCCCGGCGGATATATATTTCAAGCTGGAAGAGACGGTGAAGAATTCCATATCACTGAAGCCTATGGAGCCGAATCGGAGGAGATTCCTGCGGCTGTGCTACCGGGATTTGGGGGCCGAGGATGTGCCGGTAATCACGGCGCGGTTTGACGGCGGCGGAGAGCTCAAGTTGAAGGCGGTTAATAGCTTTGTTGACATCGGAGATGGAGTTGGGTGTTTAGGGTTTGCTCCGACAAAGGGGATTCCGGTGTTTGGGAACGTGGCGCATACGAATTTCTTGGTGGAATATGACGTGGAGAAGATGGTTGTATCCTTCGTGCCTACAGATTGTGTGAAATGGAAATACAAGTAA
- the LOC116017824 gene encoding aspartic proteinase CDR1-like isoform X2, translated as MSIAFHNSMNRAAGAASASVQVLPDPKGTYLIRLSVGGPTPAPKLAVADTGSDLIWLQCCHDCSHKKPPDFNPNRSLTYKPIPCDSKACSALPGSRCAAVSATVCGGDDRGKNTTCLYSATYNDGSFSYGELATDTFTLDVVSGGENASFPDVIFGCGFKNHFENNDTEVSGIVGLGSSPYSLINQIGGARFSYCLVPLSNLNASSTLHIGHRSAAVHGGPGVVSTPLVIKPPTIFYYLTLLSISVENKTLNLVDESSKSVPKGNMFIDSGTTFSFLPADIYFKLEETVKNSISLKPMEPNRRRFLRLCYRDLGAEDVPVITARFDGGGELKLKAVNSFVDIGDGVGCLGFAPTKGIPVFGNVAHTNFLVEYDVEKMVVSFVPTDCVKWKYK; from the coding sequence ATGAGCATTGCGTTTCACAATTCTATGAACCGCGCCGCCGGCGCCGCCTCCGCTTCGGTCCAGGTGCTCCCTGATCCTAAGGGCACATATCTCATCAGACTCTCCGTCGGCGGCCCAACGCCGGCTCCTAAACTCGCCGTCGCTGACACCGGCAGCGATCTTATATGGCTCCAATGCTGCCATGATTGCTCCCATAAAAAACCTCCCGATTTTAATCCCAACCGTTCCTTAACGTATAAACCAATCCCCTGTGATTCCAAGGCCTGCTCAGCTCTTCCCGGTAGCCGTTGCGCCGCCGTCTCCGCCACCGTCTGCGGCGGAGACGACCGCGGTAAAAACACGACCTGTCTGTATTCTGCAACGTATAACGACGGCTCGTTCAGTTACGGCGAACTCGCGACGGACACGTTTACGTTAGACGTAGTTTCCGGCGGGGAAAACGCGTCGTTTCCTGACGTCATTTTCGGTTGTGGATTTAAAAACCACTTTGAGAACAACGATACCGAAGTTTCCGGGATTGTCGGTCTCGGATCGTCGCCATATTCGCTCATTAATCAAATCGGCGGCGCCAGATTCTCCTACTGCTTAGTTCCCCTATCAAATCTGAACGCCTCAAGCACACTGCATATCGGCCACCGCTCCGCGGCGGTCCACGGCGGTCCCGGAGTGGTTTCCACGCCGCTGGTCATTAAACCTCCTACAATCTTCTACTACCTAACTCTCCTATCAATCTCCGTCGAAAACAAAACACTAAACCTAGTCGATGAGTCATCAAAATCCGTTCCAAAAGGCAACATGTTCATCGATTCCGGCACCACCTTCAGCTTTCTCCCGGCGGATATATATTTCAAGCTGGAAGAGACGGTGAAGAATTCCATATCACTGAAGCCTATGGAGCCGAATCGGAGGAGATTCCTGCGGCTGTGCTACCGGGATTTGGGGGCCGAGGATGTGCCGGTAATCACGGCGCGGTTTGACGGCGGCGGAGAGCTCAAGTTGAAGGCGGTTAATAGCTTTGTTGACATCGGAGATGGAGTTGGGTGTTTAGGGTTTGCTCCGACAAAGGGGATTCCGGTGTTTGGGAACGTGGCGCATACGAATTTCTTGGTGGAATATGACGTGGAGAAGATGGTTGTATCCTTCGTGCCTACAGATTGTGTGAAATGGAAATACAAGTAA
- the LOC116017825 gene encoding AUGMIN subunit 7, giving the protein MAAKQMEEIQRKLAMLNYPRANAPAQALLFAGMERYALLEWLFFKLLGDKSPFSQQNLQGDPADRDEETSRIQYLAEIAKFLGITTTVDTEAIQGRGSYEDRTEMLRLIVDLVEASLYADNHEWSVDEQVAKDIQLIDAIAEKQAQIFSEECKLFPADVQIQSIYPLPDIADLEKQLSDQSNRLLSLQEMVDDLASKHPYNPDEDYVEVEAKLRAHLETFLETARSFNTIYTKEIRPWTHMMEVPQLHGFGPAANRLLEAYKMLWKFLGNLKNLRDSHAAVAVGSSETVAGEPSSVTRIISECETALTLLNRDLAILSASIAREQGEDATS; this is encoded by the exons ATGGCGGCGAAGCAGATGGAAGAGATACAGAGGAAACTGGCGATGCTCAACTACCCGAGAGCCAACGCCCCTGCCCAGGCGCTCCTTTTCGCCGGCATGGAGCGCTACGCCCTTCTCGAATGGCTCTTCTTCAA GCTGCTCGGCGACAAATCTCCATTTTCGCAGCAGAATTTACAAGGGGATCCCGCAGATCGTGACGAGGAGACCTCTCGCATTCAAT ATCTGGCAGAGATTGCAAAATTTCTGGGTATAACTACCACGGTGGACACAGAGGCAATACAA GGCAGAGGTAGCTATGAAGATCGTACAGAAATGCTACGTCTGATTGTTGATCTTGTGGAGGCAAGCTTGTATGCTGATAATCATGAATGGAG TGTTGATGAGCAGGTAGCTAAGGACATACAACTAATTGATGCCATAGCTGAGAAACAAGCACAAATTTTTTCTGAAGAGTGCAAGTTGTTTCCCGCAGATGTTCAGATCCAATCGATATATCCATT GCCAGACATTGCTGATTTGGAGAAGCAACTCTCAGATCAATCTAACAGACTTCTTAGTCTTCAAGAGATGGTTGATGATTTAGCATCAAAG CATCCATATAACCCAGACGAGGACTATGTGGAGGTTGAAGCAAAGTTGCGTGCCCATTTGGAAACCTTTCTAGAAACTGCAAGATCCTTTAATACAATTTACACTAAG GAAATTCGTCCCTGGACACACATGATGGAGGTACCGCAATTGCATGGATTTGGGCCAGCTGCCAATAGATTGTTGGAAGCATATAAGATGCTTTGGAAG TTCCTAGGGAACTTGAAGAATCTCCGAGACTCTCATGCAGCCGTTGCTGTTGGGTCATCAGAAACAGTTGCAGGGGAGCCATCTTCTGTCACAAGAATAATCTCAGAATGCGAAACTGCCTTAACATTACTAAACCGCGATCTAGCCATTCTTTCAGCCTCCATTGCTCGCGAGCAAGGGGAGGATGCCACCTCGTGA